One window of Arthrobacter oryzae genomic DNA carries:
- a CDS encoding rhomboid family intramembrane serine protease, with amino-acid sequence MVLDAQGGRPQTRHTPAARAQGGLLVTGLFVVLLFAIEFVNAATFHALNRTFGLRPRTADGLLDILSFPLFHANLGHVVSNALPLVIFGFLVFMSGLRVFVTAVAFSWLGSGLLVWLIGGWGITVGASGLVFGLFAFLLVRGFFNRSWWQIALSVILFLSYGGILFGILPGVAGFVSWQAHLGGALGGVAAAVLLRQRLPRG; translated from the coding sequence ATGGTGCTGGATGCTCAGGGGGGCCGGCCGCAGACGAGGCACACGCCTGCCGCCCGTGCTCAGGGCGGGCTCCTGGTTACGGGGCTGTTCGTCGTCCTCCTGTTTGCGATCGAGTTCGTCAACGCGGCCACGTTCCATGCGTTGAACAGGACGTTCGGCCTCCGCCCGCGCACCGCCGACGGACTGCTGGACATCCTCTCGTTCCCGCTGTTCCATGCCAACCTCGGCCATGTGGTTTCCAACGCGCTGCCGCTGGTCATCTTCGGCTTCCTCGTCTTTATGTCCGGGCTCAGGGTCTTCGTCACCGCAGTGGCGTTCAGCTGGCTCGGCTCGGGCCTGCTGGTGTGGCTGATCGGCGGCTGGGGAATAACGGTGGGCGCCTCCGGCCTGGTCTTTGGACTCTTTGCCTTCCTCCTGGTCCGCGGGTTCTTCAACCGCAGCTGGTGGCAGATAGCGCTGTCAGTAATCCTTTTCCTCAGCTACGGCGGCATCCTGTTCGGTATCCTGCCGGGCGTGGCGGGATTCGTTTCCTGGCAGGCGCACCTGGGCGGTGCACTGGGCGGCGTCGCCGCCGCGGTGCTGCTCAGGCAGCGGCTTCCGCGGGGCTGA
- the greA gene encoding transcription elongation factor GreA, with product MSTTNSATAAWLTQEAFDRLKAELDHLSGAGRAEIVQKIEAARQEGDLKENGGYHAAKEEQGKIEARIRQLTVLLRDAHVGESPADDGIVEPGMIVVARIAGDEETFLLGSREIAGDSDIDVFSEKSPLGSAIVGHKEGDKLSYTAPNGKDITVEIISAKPYAG from the coding sequence GTGTCTACCACCAACAGCGCAACTGCAGCTTGGCTTACCCAGGAAGCTTTTGATCGCCTGAAGGCAGAGCTGGACCACCTCTCCGGTGCCGGCCGGGCGGAAATCGTCCAGAAGATCGAAGCAGCACGCCAGGAGGGCGACCTCAAGGAAAACGGCGGATACCACGCCGCCAAGGAGGAGCAGGGCAAGATTGAAGCCCGCATCCGCCAGCTCACCGTTCTGCTCCGGGATGCCCACGTGGGCGAGTCCCCGGCGGATGACGGAATCGTCGAGCCCGGAATGATCGTCGTCGCCCGGATCGCCGGCGACGAGGAGACCTTCCTGCTCGGATCCCGCGAGATCGCTGGCGATTCCGACATCGACGTCTTCAGCGAGAAGTCCCCGCTCGGGTCCGCCATTGTGGGCCACAAGGAGGGCGACAAGCTCAGCTACACCGCCCCGAACGGCAAGGACATCACGGTGGAGATCATCTCCGCCAAGCCGTACGCGGGCTAG
- a CDS encoding DUF4307 domain-containing protein, translated as MTSEDQPATSAPPTTTLANRYGGQKRALSRKAKRNIGIAALAAGIGFMAWISTSLNTETVSFKDIGYSTTDATQAEIDFQVTKEPGTSVKCAVKALDEKFAVVGWKVLDIGPNPADATADGGRTTAHRAVVRTESLSVSGVVDSCWIPDEDK; from the coding sequence GTGACTTCCGAGGATCAGCCGGCCACTTCGGCGCCGCCAACTACCACCCTAGCTAATCGTTACGGGGGCCAAAAGCGCGCCCTCTCGCGCAAGGCCAAGCGCAACATCGGAATCGCCGCACTCGCTGCCGGAATCGGCTTTATGGCATGGATCTCCACCTCCCTGAACACCGAGACCGTGTCTTTCAAGGACATCGGCTACAGCACCACGGACGCTACCCAGGCCGAGATCGATTTCCAGGTCACCAAGGAACCCGGAACCAGCGTTAAATGTGCGGTGAAGGCGCTGGACGAGAAGTTCGCGGTGGTCGGCTGGAAAGTGCTTGATATCGGTCCGAACCCGGCCGATGCCACGGCCGACGGCGGCCGCACCACCGCCCACCGCGCAGTAGTTCGCACGGAATCGCTCTCGGTTTCCGGGGTCGTGGACAGCTGCTGGATCCCGGACGAGGACAAGTAG
- the mca gene encoding mycothiol conjugate amidase Mca has product MTASASQSQPLRLLAVHAHPDDESSKGAATMAMYAAAGVDVMVATCTDGSRGDIQNPAMENDPHPKRDMAGARRLEMNNAARVLGIRQRWLGFVDSGLPEGDPLPPLPPGSFALQPLEVAAAPLVRLVRDFKPQVILSYDENGGYPHPDHIMAHRVAVEAFEAAGDPERYQGIGEPWAPSKLYYDRAFSPERFRALHFALEEAGLQSPYAERLAAWLEADAEGHTPPPPTHPTTTQVDCGDYFEARDDALRAHRTQVDPLGFFFAVSPDMQRRAWPWEDYSLIQSRVPAELPEKDLFAGLR; this is encoded by the coding sequence ATGACAGCGTCCGCAAGCCAGTCACAACCGCTCCGCCTGCTGGCCGTCCACGCTCACCCTGACGACGAATCGAGCAAGGGCGCAGCCACTATGGCCATGTACGCCGCGGCAGGGGTTGACGTCATGGTGGCCACCTGCACGGATGGATCCCGGGGCGACATCCAGAACCCCGCCATGGAAAACGATCCGCACCCCAAGCGGGACATGGCCGGTGCACGCCGCCTCGAAATGAACAACGCCGCCCGCGTGCTGGGAATCCGCCAGCGCTGGCTCGGATTCGTGGACTCCGGACTGCCCGAAGGCGATCCCCTTCCGCCGCTGCCGCCGGGTTCCTTCGCCCTCCAGCCGCTGGAGGTTGCTGCGGCCCCGCTGGTGAGGCTGGTGCGTGATTTCAAGCCGCAGGTCATCCTGAGCTACGACGAAAACGGCGGTTATCCGCACCCGGACCACATCATGGCCCACCGCGTGGCAGTGGAGGCCTTCGAGGCCGCAGGCGATCCGGAACGGTACCAGGGCATCGGCGAGCCGTGGGCGCCCAGCAAGCTGTACTACGACCGCGCCTTCAGCCCTGAGCGGTTCCGCGCACTGCACTTTGCGCTCGAAGAGGCCGGCCTGCAGTCGCCCTACGCCGAGCGCCTTGCAGCCTGGCTCGAGGCTGACGCCGAAGGCCACACGCCGCCGCCCCCGACGCACCCCACCACCACCCAGGTTGACTGCGGGGACTATTTCGAAGCCCGCGACGACGCACTCCGCGCCCACCGGACCCAGGTGGACCCGCTGGGATTCTTCTTCGCCGTGTCTCCGGACATGCAGCGCCGGGCCTGGCCCTGGGAGGACTACTCCCTGATCCAGTCGCGGGTGCCCGCGGAACTGCCGGAAAAGGATCTTTTCGCGGGGCTAAGATAG
- a CDS encoding thioredoxin domain-containing protein encodes MKAADSANGAAGNGGGAWPGAANALAGEPSAYLRQHADNPVHWRPFGDEAFDFAAQRDVPVFLSIGYAACHWCHVMAHESFEDQETADFLNANFVAIKVDREERPDVDAVYMAATQAISGEGGWPMSVFLTPDGRAFHAGTYFPPRPMPGRPSFRQVLEAVREAWLERRDGVEHNADTLARGMAETQLAAAVRLTGPPDPVDAGLLAEAVRVLARSEDAHDGGFGAAPKFPPSPVLEFLVRHAAVASDTAAAARDMAGRTLAAMSRSALFDQLDGGFARYSVTRDWSVPHFEKMLYDNAQLLRAYVHWVRLGGDAVYTAGEAADVASRTADWMIASLRLPGAGEAAGHAEAFASSLDADTVVDGKHLEGASYLWTPEELLDILGPEDGPPVAQLMNVRAAGTVTQAASPLHPGRPFDDAERRLWDRVRPRLLAARSRRPQPARDEKVVAGWNGLAVAALAEAGAVLDRPELVAAAVSVAAYLERIHWRAAGTGDHDAGERAAEHGTLVRVSHAGRARGIGGLLEDYAFCVDGLLALFGVTGDGRWYRLAEDILRSACLRFAADGTLVDTAGESSQVFNAQGQRAGLEPFDNATPSGAAAFAGALLGYAALSGSADHRIMAGNILSLLPPLATRAPRAAGWLLATAQAALAGPVEAAVVGPDVPARSELHHALLLSASPGLVVAVASDAGNGAVAAVPLLEGRTAAADGSPQVYLCRGMVCERPVGSVAELLERLATMA; translated from the coding sequence ATGAAGGCCGCGGACAGCGCTAACGGCGCAGCCGGCAACGGCGGGGGAGCCTGGCCCGGTGCAGCGAATGCCCTGGCCGGGGAACCGTCGGCCTACCTGAGGCAGCACGCGGACAATCCGGTCCATTGGCGGCCCTTCGGGGATGAAGCCTTTGACTTCGCGGCGCAGCGGGACGTCCCCGTCTTCCTGTCCATTGGCTACGCCGCATGCCACTGGTGCCACGTGATGGCTCACGAGTCCTTCGAAGACCAGGAGACCGCGGACTTCCTCAACGCCAACTTCGTGGCCATCAAGGTGGACAGGGAAGAACGCCCGGACGTTGACGCCGTCTACATGGCCGCAACCCAGGCGATCAGCGGGGAAGGCGGCTGGCCGATGTCCGTCTTCCTGACCCCTGACGGACGCGCCTTCCATGCCGGAACATATTTCCCGCCGCGGCCCATGCCCGGCCGGCCTTCCTTCCGACAGGTTCTCGAAGCTGTCCGCGAAGCCTGGCTTGAACGGCGCGACGGCGTGGAACACAACGCCGACACCCTTGCACGCGGGATGGCTGAAACGCAGCTTGCCGCGGCCGTCCGGCTGACCGGCCCGCCTGACCCCGTGGATGCCGGGCTGCTCGCCGAGGCCGTCCGGGTCCTGGCCCGCTCCGAAGACGCGCACGACGGCGGCTTCGGCGCCGCGCCGAAATTTCCGCCGTCGCCCGTGCTGGAATTCCTGGTCCGGCACGCTGCCGTGGCGTCGGACACCGCCGCCGCGGCCAGGGACATGGCCGGCCGGACGCTGGCAGCGATGTCCCGGTCCGCGCTGTTCGACCAGCTGGACGGCGGATTCGCCCGGTACTCGGTGACGCGCGACTGGTCCGTGCCGCACTTTGAAAAGATGCTCTACGACAATGCCCAGCTGCTGCGCGCCTACGTCCACTGGGTACGGCTCGGCGGCGACGCCGTATACACGGCCGGGGAGGCCGCGGACGTCGCATCACGCACTGCGGACTGGATGATCGCCTCGCTGCGCCTGCCCGGTGCAGGGGAGGCGGCAGGACATGCGGAGGCGTTCGCGTCGTCCTTGGACGCGGACACGGTGGTGGACGGCAAGCACCTCGAGGGCGCCAGCTACCTATGGACGCCCGAAGAACTGCTGGACATCCTGGGACCGGAGGACGGCCCTCCGGTGGCGCAGCTGATGAATGTCCGTGCCGCGGGCACCGTAACGCAGGCAGCCTCGCCGCTGCATCCGGGCCGCCCGTTCGACGACGCCGAGCGGCGCCTGTGGGACCGGGTCAGGCCGCGCCTGCTGGCTGCGCGCTCGCGCCGTCCGCAACCCGCCAGGGACGAGAAAGTGGTGGCGGGCTGGAACGGGCTGGCGGTCGCCGCCCTGGCTGAAGCAGGTGCCGTCCTGGACCGGCCCGAGCTGGTGGCCGCCGCCGTTAGTGTGGCCGCGTACCTTGAACGGATCCATTGGCGGGCCGCAGGCACCGGGGACCACGACGCCGGTGAGCGGGCCGCGGAACACGGCACCCTGGTGCGCGTATCGCATGCGGGCCGGGCCCGGGGGATCGGCGGGCTGCTCGAAGACTACGCTTTCTGCGTTGACGGACTTCTGGCACTGTTCGGAGTGACTGGTGACGGGCGGTGGTACCGACTCGCCGAGGACATCCTGCGGTCCGCCTGCCTGCGGTTCGCAGCGGACGGAACCCTGGTGGACACCGCCGGGGAATCATCCCAGGTGTTCAACGCCCAGGGCCAGCGGGCCGGCCTGGAGCCTTTCGACAACGCCACGCCCAGCGGTGCGGCCGCGTTCGCCGGGGCCCTGCTGGGTTATGCCGCGCTGTCCGGTTCGGCCGACCACAGGATCATGGCCGGCAATATTCTCTCGCTGCTGCCACCGCTGGCCACACGGGCACCCCGGGCGGCAGGGTGGCTCCTGGCCACGGCGCAGGCTGCCCTTGCGGGGCCCGTGGAGGCCGCCGTCGTCGGGCCTGATGTTCCGGCACGCTCCGAACTCCACCACGCGCTGCTGTTGTCGGCCAGCCCGGGACTGGTGGTTGCGGTCGCGTCCGACGCCGGGAATGGAGCCGTGGCGGCGGTGCCGCTGCTGGAAGGCAGGACTGCGGCGGCTGACGGCTCGCCACAGGTGTACCTGTGCCGCGGGATGGTGTGCGAGCGTCCGGTGGGCTCCGTGGCTGAACTGCTGGAGCGACTGGCTACGATGGCCTGA
- the trhA gene encoding PAQR family membrane homeostasis protein TrhA: MDEAAVRIAELLMIKPKWRGWIHTFTAPLAFAAGLVLILLAPTTDLKIASAVYAVTGVLLFGISAVYHRGNWSPGVKIVLKRLDHTNIMLVIAGSYTPLAWALLERPKAVVLLWVIWSGAILGVLFRLLWTDAPRWLYVPIYIALGCGALFYLPDFFAASIASAVLICVGGALYIAGAVFYALKKPNFSYRHFGFHELFHAFTVFAFAAHFIAIAMAVLSRSA, encoded by the coding sequence ATGGATGAAGCGGCAGTCCGCATCGCGGAGTTGCTCATGATCAAGCCCAAGTGGCGCGGTTGGATCCACACCTTCACCGCGCCGCTGGCTTTCGCCGCCGGGCTGGTCCTGATCCTGCTGGCGCCCACGACCGACCTGAAAATTGCCTCGGCCGTCTACGCTGTGACCGGAGTACTCCTGTTCGGCATCAGTGCCGTGTACCACCGAGGGAACTGGTCGCCCGGTGTCAAGATCGTCCTGAAGCGCCTGGACCACACCAACATCATGCTGGTGATCGCGGGCAGCTACACGCCGCTCGCGTGGGCGCTGCTGGAACGGCCCAAGGCAGTGGTGCTGCTGTGGGTCATCTGGTCCGGCGCGATTCTGGGCGTACTGTTCCGGCTGCTTTGGACCGACGCACCGCGCTGGCTTTATGTGCCCATCTATATCGCCCTCGGCTGCGGCGCTCTGTTCTACCTGCCGGACTTTTTCGCGGCCAGCATCGCCTCAGCCGTCCTGATCTGCGTGGGCGGCGCCCTCTACATTGCCGGTGCCGTCTTTTATGCGCTCAAGAAGCCGAACTTCAGCTACAGGCACTTCGGCTTCCACGAACTCTTCCACGCCTTCACCGTGTTCGCCTTCGCCGCGCACTTCATCGCCATCGCCATGGCAGTCCTCAGCCGGAGTGCTTAG
- a CDS encoding isoprenyl transferase encodes MELPGILYGFYERRLLRSLDTDRIPKHIGVMVDGNRRWAKQFNAPTSQGHQAGADKIHEFLGWCQELGVKVVTLYMLSTDNMSRSGEELDLLMGIIANTLDRLDEDEDISVHAMGAPELLPDYLADRLNKLTARTPAHEKLHVNVAVGYGGRREIVDAVRELLHDAVARGQDISKLADDLTVDDISRFLYTRGQPDPDLVIRTSGEQRLSGFLMWQSAYSEFYFCEALWPAFRKVDFLRALRDYAGRQRRFGS; translated from the coding sequence ATGGAGTTGCCCGGGATCCTCTATGGCTTCTATGAACGCAGGCTCCTGCGCTCGCTGGACACGGACCGCATCCCCAAGCACATCGGTGTGATGGTGGACGGCAACCGCCGCTGGGCCAAGCAGTTCAACGCTCCCACCAGCCAGGGCCACCAGGCCGGTGCCGACAAGATCCACGAATTCCTCGGCTGGTGCCAGGAGCTCGGCGTCAAAGTCGTCACGCTCTACATGCTCTCCACCGACAACATGAGCCGCTCCGGCGAAGAGCTGGACCTGCTGATGGGCATCATCGCCAACACCCTTGACCGGCTGGACGAGGACGAGGACATCTCGGTCCATGCCATGGGGGCGCCGGAGCTGCTTCCCGACTACCTGGCAGACCGGCTCAACAAGCTCACGGCGCGGACGCCGGCCCACGAAAAACTCCACGTCAACGTCGCCGTGGGCTACGGAGGGCGCCGCGAAATCGTGGATGCCGTCCGGGAGCTCCTCCACGACGCCGTGGCCCGGGGCCAGGACATTAGCAAGCTCGCAGATGATCTCACCGTGGACGACATCTCAAGGTTCCTGTACACCCGGGGGCAGCCGGACCCGGACCTGGTGATCCGCACTTCCGGTGAGCAACGGCTGTCCGGCTTCCTGATGTGGCAGAGCGCCTACAGCGAGTTCTACTTCTGCGAGGCGCTCTGGCCCGCCTTCCGCAAAGTGGACTTCCTGCGGGCCCTGCGCGACTACGCGGGCCGGCAGCGGCGCTTCGGCTCCTGA
- a CDS encoding PhoH family protein, whose translation MAISEQLPDVISDQGEKATSRAKRATSQTGAANYDAAAGLAVSGQNTGTDDTLWTFVIDTSVLLSDPRALLRFAEHEVIVPIVVITELEGKRHDPELGYFARKALRLLDDLRVQHGGLDRPIPLGDDGGILMVEMNHISAEVLPAGFRGGDNDSRILAVAKNLANEGRNVTVVSKDLPMRVKASAMGLLADEYRNELVKDSGWTGMAEVEASEEDVSTLYGHEPVFIPAAAEMPVNTGLVLLSNRGSALGRVGADKQVRLVKGDRDVFGLHGRSAEQRLAIDMLMDPSVGIVSIGGRAGTGKSALALCAGLEAVLERREHRKVIVFRPLYAVGGQELGYLPGSESEKMNPWAQAVFDTLGALVSQEVVEEVMDRGMLEVMPLTHIRGRSLHDAFVIVDEAQSLEKNVLLTVMSRIGQNSKIVLTHDVAQRDNLRVGRHDGVAAVVETLKGHPLFGHITLTRSERSPIAALVTELLEGAEI comes from the coding sequence GTGGCTATTTCTGAACAACTGCCCGACGTCATTTCCGACCAGGGAGAGAAAGCTACCTCTCGCGCCAAGCGAGCAACTTCACAGACCGGTGCAGCGAATTATGACGCTGCGGCCGGTCTTGCTGTATCCGGCCAAAATACCGGGACGGACGACACCCTGTGGACCTTCGTCATCGACACCTCGGTTTTGCTCTCGGACCCCCGCGCGCTGCTGCGGTTCGCGGAACACGAAGTCATTGTGCCGATCGTGGTCATCACGGAGCTGGAGGGCAAACGGCACGACCCCGAGCTGGGATACTTCGCCCGCAAGGCACTGCGGCTCCTGGATGACCTCCGGGTCCAGCACGGCGGACTCGACCGTCCCATTCCGCTGGGCGACGACGGCGGCATCCTCATGGTGGAGATGAACCACATTTCCGCTGAGGTGCTCCCGGCAGGGTTCCGCGGCGGAGACAACGACAGCCGAATCCTCGCCGTCGCGAAGAACCTCGCGAACGAGGGCCGGAACGTCACGGTGGTCTCCAAGGACCTGCCGATGCGTGTGAAGGCCTCCGCGATGGGGCTCCTCGCCGACGAGTACCGCAACGAACTGGTGAAGGACTCCGGCTGGACCGGGATGGCAGAGGTCGAAGCCAGCGAGGAGGACGTCTCCACTCTCTACGGCCACGAGCCCGTCTTCATCCCTGCGGCGGCAGAGATGCCGGTCAACACCGGACTGGTGCTGCTCTCGAACCGGGGCTCTGCCCTGGGCAGGGTGGGCGCTGACAAACAGGTCCGGCTGGTCAAGGGGGACCGCGACGTCTTCGGGCTCCACGGACGTTCCGCGGAGCAGCGGCTGGCCATCGACATGCTCATGGATCCGTCCGTGGGTATCGTCTCGATCGGCGGCCGCGCCGGTACCGGAAAGTCGGCGCTGGCACTGTGTGCCGGGCTGGAGGCCGTGCTGGAACGCCGCGAACACCGCAAGGTGATCGTCTTCCGGCCGCTCTACGCGGTGGGCGGACAGGAGCTCGGCTACCTGCCCGGTTCCGAGTCCGAGAAGATGAACCCCTGGGCGCAGGCCGTCTTCGACACCCTTGGAGCCCTGGTCAGCCAGGAAGTCGTTGAGGAAGTCATGGACCGCGGCATGCTGGAAGTCATGCCGCTGACCCACATCCGCGGCCGCTCGCTCCATGACGCGTTCGTGATCGTCGATGAGGCCCAGTCCCTCGAAAAGAACGTCCTCCTCACCGTGATGAGCCGGATCGGCCAGAACTCGAAGATCGTCCTGACCCACGACGTCGCCCAGCGCGACAACCTGAGGGTTGGCCGGCACGACGGCGTTGCCGCCGTCGTCGAAACCCTCAAGGGGCACCCGCTCTTCGGGCACATCACCCTCACCCGCTCCGAGCGCTCGCCGATCGCGGCACTCGTCACGGAGCTGCTGGAAGGGGCGGAAATCTAG
- a CDS encoding GNAT family N-acetyltransferase has protein sequence MTAPASYWPPFALTLTTPRLVLRPIRDEDIPAAVEAALGGVHEPGRSPFSRPWAESPAGELGPNMAQWYWRCRGNMSPGEWTLLLGIWHDGGFIGCQDLEGKDFVTLRTVSSGSWLTKSAQGQGFGKEMRAAVVSYAFDYLKAEVAESEAAAWNDKSLGVSRSLGYELNGTTRASWGGTMQEVQKVRVTPATFQRPDWTLKVEGHEPTARFLGL, from the coding sequence ATGACTGCGCCCGCCTCCTACTGGCCCCCGTTCGCCCTGACTCTGACCACTCCCCGGCTGGTCCTCCGTCCCATCCGGGACGAGGACATTCCGGCCGCTGTTGAAGCTGCCCTTGGCGGCGTCCATGAGCCCGGCCGGAGCCCATTCAGCCGACCCTGGGCCGAGTCGCCCGCCGGGGAGCTCGGGCCGAACATGGCGCAGTGGTACTGGCGCTGCCGCGGGAACATGTCGCCCGGGGAGTGGACGCTCCTGCTCGGCATCTGGCATGACGGCGGCTTTATCGGCTGCCAGGACCTCGAGGGCAAGGATTTCGTTACGCTCAGGACGGTGTCCAGCGGCTCGTGGCTCACGAAGTCCGCGCAAGGCCAGGGGTTCGGCAAGGAGATGCGGGCCGCCGTCGTCAGTTACGCCTTCGACTACCTCAAAGCGGAAGTTGCCGAGTCAGAGGCAGCCGCGTGGAACGACAAATCCCTGGGCGTCTCACGCTCCCTGGGCTACGAACTGAACGGCACAACCCGGGCATCCTGGGGCGGCACAATGCAGGAAGTCCAGAAAGTCCGCGTCACCCCGGCCACCTTCCAACGACCCGACTGGACGCTGAAGGTGGAAGGCCACGAACCCACGGCCAGGTTTCTGGGACTCTAG
- a CDS encoding prepilin peptidase produces MIQRLGELWESTPLAFWLVLAACAYFGVMAVRLTVIDVRHHLLPNSIVFPSYAVGGILLLTAVAAVLMAGADAEAVPDGAARLFGLPGVRVLAGGAALWVFYFVLRLIYPPGMGFGDVKLAGVLGMYLGYLGWGHVFAGTFAAFLLGGLWSLGLLAARRGTLKSDIPFGPFMLAGSAAAMLLLPAG; encoded by the coding sequence GTGATCCAACGACTGGGCGAACTTTGGGAATCCACGCCGCTGGCCTTCTGGCTAGTGCTGGCGGCCTGCGCCTACTTCGGGGTGATGGCCGTGCGTCTGACGGTCATCGACGTCAGGCACCACCTGCTGCCCAACAGCATTGTGTTCCCGTCCTACGCTGTAGGCGGGATCCTCCTGCTGACAGCTGTCGCCGCCGTCCTGATGGCAGGTGCGGACGCGGAGGCAGTGCCCGACGGCGCTGCCCGGCTTTTCGGGCTCCCGGGGGTCCGCGTCCTGGCCGGGGGAGCAGCCCTGTGGGTCTTCTACTTCGTCCTGCGCCTGATCTATCCGCCGGGGATGGGATTCGGCGACGTGAAGCTCGCCGGTGTGCTGGGCATGTACCTCGGCTATCTCGGGTGGGGACACGTGTTCGCCGGGACCTTCGCCGCGTTTCTCCTGGGCGGGCTCTGGAGCCTGGGCCTGCTGGCTGCCCGCCGTGGCACCCTCAAGTCCGACATCCCTTTCGGGCCCTTCATGCTTGCAGGTTCGGCCGCGGCCATGCTGCTCCTGCCCGCGGGCTGA
- a CDS encoding NUDIX hydrolase, translated as MAAPEFILKLREKIGHDPLWIPAVRGVVFNDDGHVLLGQRSDNGRWALISGMLEPGEHPAPGLVREIFEETAIVAETERMVSVGVVGPVTFPNGDVCDFLDIVFRCRHVSGEARVNDDESLAVGWFPIEGLPDIRPGDRECIRRALLPEDAVHYEP; from the coding sequence ATGGCAGCACCAGAATTCATCCTCAAGCTCCGCGAAAAGATCGGCCACGACCCGTTGTGGATTCCCGCCGTGCGCGGGGTGGTCTTCAACGACGACGGCCACGTCCTGTTGGGCCAACGCTCTGACAACGGCCGGTGGGCGCTGATCTCGGGAATGCTGGAACCCGGTGAACATCCCGCGCCGGGACTGGTGCGGGAAATCTTCGAGGAAACGGCAATCGTGGCGGAAACGGAACGGATGGTTTCCGTGGGCGTGGTGGGGCCTGTCACCTTCCCGAACGGCGACGTGTGCGACTTCCTGGATATTGTGTTCCGCTGCCGGCATGTTTCCGGTGAAGCCCGCGTAAACGACGACGAATCCCTGGCCGTGGGCTGGTTTCCGATCGAGGGGCTGCCGGACATCAGGCCGGGGGACCGGGAGTGCATCCGCCGGGCGCTGCTGCCCGAGGATGCCGTCCACTACGAACCCTGA